The Cryptococcus gattii WM276 chromosome K, complete sequence genome contains the following window.
CACTCCCTGTTCTGTTTTGCTGTTAATCGATAATGGACCTGGGCATCACCGCGGGTTTATTTTTCTAATCACGCATGAGATTCTCCCTTTactttttccttctttcccatGTCGTAAAcgtcttcatcattctGGGGCGACGTTTCAAGTTTCCCGAAAATCAAAACCTCTGACCCCAAGCTAACATCCGTCCCGCGCCAGATCGTCAGCGAGGAAAAGTAACGGAAAATTAGGTAGATAAACATGTATGGCGCCTCCTGCAAGCCTTGTGTCACCGATGTTTGTTTCATGTGAACGCAAACCCGAAGGGGATTTAAGGATAAAAATGGAGGGATGGAAGGTAGAGAAGAACTTGATGATGTTTAATTAGTAACCAATTAGTCATCATTTCAGTCTTGAAGTGATTACCCTCTCGTCCTTAGCCTTTGTAAAACGGACGATAAAGTTTCAGCTGTCGTACGTACAACAGGCAATAAGTGCGTAGAGCGAAAGTGGAGATAAGGAGGCGGAAAACCAAAAGTTACATCCGCCCCATCATAATGGTCCAGTGCCTATGCGGCAGACATGATCACCATATATAGTGGAAGGTGCACCTGCTGATCGACTTAGATTCGAAAGCACGAACTTCATCAGCGTAACTGCCGCTAATAAGCCAAGCGTCGCCTTCTTGCATGTTCCAACGACTGTCACTCTTCTGGTCTTTTTAGCACCTCCCTTTAGTCTTTTCTCTCATATAGGCTCGACTTTAAAGATTAGGCTATGTAAGGTACACCAGCCATCCTATTAACAAGTCCTTCCTGCACTCCTACCACCAATCATTCAACTGCCAACTGTCAATTGTCAAGCAAATATCAGTAATCCGCCAGAAGCCCAATGTCATGTCAACCACGGGCCAATCTCCAAAACGCCGGAATGGCCGATGCCCGACGGCCACCAACAAACTAGAGCCGTTTCAGCGAACTTATACCTGTAACCCGTTATATCCATTCGTTTTCCCCGGTTTTTGTTGATTCCCAGTTTGAATTCTGACGCCTCAATTTCAAGCCACACTTTAAAATTGAATCTCTCTCCACGCTCCCCACCAGCCGACCACTGTGTTCTGTAAAGATTCCAGCTACTAGTTCTGATAGTTCTGCATCTGATAGATTAAATGGTGTACATGCGATTAATTTCGGCTAGTGCTGCAATTGGGAATACAATTAATATAGGTAGCATAGGAATAATAAACCAAAATAGGTTCTTGATGTTCGATGATAACTGTGATATTAAATGATCCTGTCATAAAGATCACTGTTAGCATTGTTGAACTTGGTACTAGTTGCATATGAAATCATTTGAGCTAGCAACTTACTTTTTGGGCCTTTGGCTGCCTTGCCCACTCATCAGCTGACTTTTATCGACGTCTATCCTCTTCAAGAGCTCCTTAACTAACTCAacttccatcctcttcctgatAACTATTTCCTAGTGGAGCTGTTTTCAGTCGTCCCATGAGATACGTTAGCTGTTACTGGTGATGAGGTTAGTAGGAAGATAAGGGGGAAATTTGCAAAACACGGCAGAAGAGAGGCGCGTCTTCTGGAGTCGGGCGACGGACTGCTGAGAATGAACTGCATTTGCCAGTGGCTATTAACCTGTATGAGCAGCCAATGTAGTAATAATATGCAGAACAAATACAGCGGCAGAGCACGTGAATGAAATAGTACAAGCACTGATAGCAGGAGTTGACAAGCAGAAAACCTTACATTAACTCTTGGTCTAACGTACATGTCATGCGACTGCTCTACCTAATGTCAGTCAGCTGACCGCTGCTCTTCCCTTTAGTACATCAGTTGCGTCTCAAGTAATAAATGCCTTCATTATTTGAACTGAGTTATGCGGCATGTAGCGGGCAGCTGATAGCAGGTTGCCTTTTACAGTTTGTTGCCTTTTGCTTTTCTGAGCAGGCCAGTTTCAGAGACAGAGATTATGTTAAGCCCAAGGTCCAGCTCACTTCGACTTTTGGCTGCCAACTTGATAAAATGGCTGTCCCAAGTTCAAGGTTAGGGGGGCGTACAGATTGTAGACTTTTTAGATAGTGAGGCGTGGGATTAGCACAGGCTGGAATCCGTACTTAATATTAGGAGGCCAAAAGCCGATGGTTTGTAGAGGAACTAATGGGAAAACAATTTGGGACAAAAGCGGGGTTTATTTTTGGAGCAACAAAAATGAaatgaaggaagaaaaaTGAGCTAAAGCGAGCTTGGAAGGCGCTAATTAAAAGTCCCTTTTTCCCTTGTCGCCGTCGGCAGCTTGCCTGCTAACTGCGAACCATAACGATTACTTTTCCCGTCCGGGGAAAGGGTTCATCATCAAAAGTGGGGGATCGACGACGTCGCGTTGACTCGAGATACACTGGTTACAGATATTATTACAAGTACACGGACGTGATCGAATTTCGTTCTGCGAGCGGAAGTTCTCTGTTTAGTATTCCGTTAAATAAACTGGATTTCCGTAGTAATCTATGCACATTTTTATAAACCATAGCGTATAGTCGCGAGACTGGTGATGAAAGTGTATGGAGACATACACAAACCGATCCCATACCGCTTGGCTAGATTAAATATAGATATCTCGCCTGATAGTATACAATTAAAAGTTTCGGTAGTCCATAATGTCCTGTTGATCAACATTGCAGCCAAATAGTCAGCCTACATATCAAAGATGTTCCACACAAGAAATGGATAAATTTGTACCCTAAAGTACAACGCAACCCTCATCATTGGTAACTGTTATCACTCAGTACAACTAACATGCGGTATCCTAAGGGTGAAGCTTTCAGCTCTTAATTACGAGTAACTGAGAAATACAGGGGAAAAGTCAGATGCCGGGGTAACAGGAGGCCATGGAGGCAACAACGACAAATGTCACAGAAGGGAAAATATCAAATCATGGCTCCAACACTGCAATGTTCGAGGTTTTGTGAAATGGATAGGGTAGCCTCAGGTTGGAAAAGCTTTGATATTTCCGTCGGGACTACTAAATGTCAGCACACATCATGCATATGAGGATCCCAAATAATGATTACTTCTCAGCTCTTCAGCCCAATCCTGACAGCCGTCTTCCTCCATGTCCCCTATCCATTTCGACATACTCTGCCGCCGGCGATCTATTCCTGGCAACCTCTCGCCTGTTCTTGGCTGGCAGTATCAAGTCTGTGTACCTGTGTTATCCAAGAAAAATCGGTTTCTTCTTTGTCTGTCTCGACCCGTTGtccttccctttctctccAGCTCCGTTCATTACCTGAACAACCACTCAGAGGTTCCACATGGATAGGCGGATAAAGGCGGGTAAACAAAGACACGGAGCATTCCCGAGGAATGTAGGTGGAAGATTGAAGATTGAAGGTTGTCGCTGGCACAGTGATTGGTAATCTGGCAGGGGTTGAAGTGGATCTGTGAGTTTCGGATCTGGAGGCATTACCGACAAGCATAAGTTGGCGAACGACATAATGAAGAAGGGCCGATGACGCCGGAAGGCCAAGAAAGACGTGAGTAGCGATGACAAAATTACATCTCCGAGGTTCGCTTGCCGATATGCCTCAAGTaacgaagaagaaaacgGACGGATGGATGCGGTACTTCGGAATGCCGATATGCTCCAAGTAACCAAGAAGAAACAGGGTGGATTCGGCACTTCGGAATGGATGCGGTACTTCGGAATGCTTGCGTATGAAAGATCTTGCAAAAGTAATTGAAACCGATGTCTGGATGCGATTTTATTAGTACATTCATTCCTTCGATACTTACGAGTCCGGCACCGACGGAAATTGGGAAACAACTTTAAGAGACAAAAATGAGGCGATCACATGGTCGCACGCACCCAGCAGTCCCTACAGGGATGAACGAAACAAGAATCGAATCGTGGCAAAAAGCGCGTTGGGTGTTGGTAAGCTTAATCGGATTTGCTTTATTCATGATATGATGTTTCTTTGATAATTTCATTCAATAAGCTCTCCGTAGTTTAGTGTGGTTTAGAGCGTCAGACTGTAATTGGTTAACAATCTCACATCTGAAAGTCGTGCGTTCGACTCGCACCGGGGAGATTTTTTTGCTTTTTAatttcttttcccttcctttTGCCTTGCAAGTcatcattcttctttctgcAGCGATCATTGTGCTTGTGAGCTTTTCGCCATACACAGCCTACATCAGAATAAATATAGATGGGGCGCGTGATAACCGTGAGAGAAGCTAAGTTGAGCTCTTACTCTGGAGTTGAGACGAATGATCCATAATTACTTCTGAGACAACAATGCATCAGAACCGCTTAATATCGCTTCtatgatgatgataatgatgatgatgtaCTATTCATCAGTGGCTACCAAATTTCATTATACTTCCAACAAACGGCTCAAACTGATTGTCCATGCATAAGGATCATCTACGTAAAAACAGCTCGTGAATAACGCGTAAACAGTGAGTTACCAAAGTACTTCTTCTTATTCTGTTAATGGAACAGGGCGTCGGAAACACCTAAAGAAGTGATACGGAAAAATCTTAGCCATGAAGCTGAGGAATAAAGGGAAGCTacagaaagagaaaaaaaaaatacTAAAAGGAGGACTAAATTGGCCGAACTTATCTTACACCATCCCCTTAAGAAGTGAATTGTCCATTCTACCACCATCTGACAAGCGACATCATCGACAAGTCTCGGCTCCGGCATCATCCACGCAAGGTGCCTGACTTCCCTCCATCCTGCCGACCATCTCAATAGCACGTATGTACCAGCCCAGCTAGTAATGTCCTTGTCCATAGCCCCCCGCACCATACTGCCCATATCCTTGTTGACCATAGGCGCTCTGCGCGTACCCAGGTTGATTACTATAGTATTGGTTACCATTGTATCCGCCAACGAGGGATCCACCTGCTCCGTGGTATGCTGATTGGGTGTCGTCTTCGTAGTAATCCATACCGGTCTACGATGGTaaggagggaagaagtCAGTTTGCAGCAGCAAATCGGAAGGAGAGGTATAGAGGGGACGTACGGCGAGGAGAGGGTCTTTGACGTCCCAGACAGCTTGTTTGGAGCCAACGGAAAATTCAAGATCTTCCTTGGTAATAGCTGGACAAGTATGACAAGTACGTTATCAGCATAGGTCCCCGACCGTCACGATGTGTGAATGTGAAAAACTTACAGTCCCAGTATTTGTAAACCATCATGACGGCGAAAAGGAAGGCGAGAGTAGAGAAAAACACTGATGCGATGTCAGTCCAGGAAATGAGAGAGGTGATGGAAAAATCTGGACGTACCGCCATCGACGTAGTGCTTGACAGAGTCGCAAATTGTCACGGAGAACGCGATCAGGAGAAGGACACCGGCGATGTAGAAACCAGCCATGAAAAGGAGATCACCAATAACCTACGCATTCTGTTCAGTTCCCTCTTCCCAAAGATATCGCCTTCAATGGATGTAagctttttttttttttactCACCCAACGGTCATCCAAAGTCCTGACCACCAACAACATCTGCGAGATAAAGTAAATCAAAACACACACACAAGGGAATACCAAGTATGTGATGAACAATCCCACAGTATTTGTCGGTgaaatggaagaggaggttCCCTTAAATGTAGCGGCTGCGATGCCAAAACAAACAGCACCGACGACAAGTGAGGAAATACGGAGGAACCATAACGACATGGGTGTACCGTCTTCATGGAATTGGAAGCCGACGAAACCGTTTATGAGGAGACACCAGTATAGCGCACCGACACTACCGGCATATATCGCCGCGAACCACTACAATGTCACTCTTATCAGGCAAACATTTTTTTCTGTCGAATGCTAATATCACTCACAGGGTAGACTTTGTTGGCGGTGGGGATGATGGACGAGTCAAGGAAGATGGCGAAGAGCTCGACCCACATGTACATGTAGAAAAATAACATGATTTCTTTTCTGCCGACTGCGGTATACTTGGAACGGACGTGAAGAAGCATGATGGTCGCCATGATCAACGCAGCAATGTGCAGGATGCATGTTGCTATGGGAGTCTTTGGTTAGTGCACCGAAACTAAACCTTCCGTAGTTGTTCTTTCCGATCACTCACACGGCTGGAAGATAATCTGACTACCCAGCTGAACGTTTCTGCTGTAACATGTGGGAGCAATCCCTTGCTGATCACCAAGCATGGGACAAACCACTAAAGCGGCATGTTGACATATATAATCAAAGGATCCAAACTTGAACGCTGCGGTATCCGACATGGTCGAAGTATTATTGGAGGCTATGTAGGATTAAATATTGAGTGGGTGAAATTGATGAGAATTTGGAATTTGGTTGGCAGGCACACTCGAAAGAGGTGATGAATAGGGACGCGGATTCGACGTGACCTCGTGCGACGAAGGGAGGTTTGAGCTGATTCGGGCGTGGAATTGCAGCTGGAAGATTCGAGGATACGTGGTATGTTGCCGTCGCTGGTCCGTCAGGCGCCTTCGAGGAGCGAACAACACCGAAAGAGTAGATGAGGTGAGGAGGTGGGAAATGTATCTGGTTCTGTGAATTGTGAAGAAAACACGAGGGCAACAAGGGAAAGGCTGTTCGCGGGATTCACTTACGTAACTATATTGGATATATTTACGTAACCAGTATTACGCCGCGTCACCGCTTGGAGGATTCACGGTCGTTCGTAATAATAACGCTGAAACAACAATTTATATACGATCCATAATATTTATTGAACATGGCTGACGACAGCGTGCCCCTTCCCTACCCCAACCTCAAAATTCCTACTTGGTACTATCAGATACAGCATGTTGACTACAAGAAGGACGAAGCGGAGAAGACTTTCTGGGAGGCTGTCGAGAAAGATGGCAAGTCCCACTTGGACCGGACTTAGAGACCTATACATGAAAAGTTCGCTGATGGCACAAACTATCTACGCGTAGAAATGGCACCATACCTCAAGAGCATAAACTCTGACAAGACGGAACTTATCCAAAAGCTCGAAGAGAAGAACAAGGAGCAGGTAGAGGAGTACGATCGTAAATTGAAAGATGCagaagagaatgaaggGGACAGCGAGATTTCAGAGTTGTTGAGGAATAAGGCGATGTACTTTGTCAGGATAGGAGATAAGGTGGGTCTGCGCCTGGTGGTTTGGTGGGATTGAGTCGCTGATCGAGATGACTTGGATTACAGGAGCGAGCGCTGGCGGCTTTAGAGGTTGCAATTGAGAAGACGGCAGGATTGGGAGCAAAGATCGATCTCGTTTTGGCCATTGTGCGAATCGGATTGTTCTTCTCTGATATCCACCTCGTCACCACCAACCTCGCCCGTGCAAACAAGTAGGGCATCTTTCTTTGTGGGATATATATTTTCAACTGACGCAATTGTAGCTTTATCGACTCTGGTGGTGATTGGGACCGAAGAAATCGACTGAAGGTGTACCGAGCTCTCCGACATTTGACTATCCGAGAGTTTAAGGAGGCTGCCGAGCTCCTTATCGACTCATTGTCTACTTTTACCGCAACAGAATTGATGGAGTATGACGAGTTTGTGGCGTTGACCATTCTGGCTGCTGGTGTTGGATGTGACAGAAAGGGTATCAAGGACAAAGTAAGTATATGATCCTTGGCATTCGAACGCGCTGCTAAGAAAAGTGAAGGTTCTCGCAAGCCCCGAAGTGAACGGTGCCCTACCCAACATCCCCTCTTTAGCCAGCCTGACGAACTCTCTCTATAAGAGCAACTATtctgccttcttcatcgCTCTCGCCGAAGTTGAGCAACAGTATCTCCTGACCATTCCCTACCTTGTCCCTCATGCCCGATATTACGTCCGCGAGATGCGGATCAAGGCTTATTCTCAGCTTCTCGAATCATACAGGAGCCTGACGATGGAAAGGTTTTGCCGTTCATTTGGCGTTAGCGAGCAATATATGGACAAGGACTTGTCGAGGTTTATTGCGAGCGGACGATTAGCGTGCACAATTGATAAGGTGAACGGAGTGATTACTACGAACAAGTTGGCGAGCCAGAATAAGACGGCGATGTATGAACAGGTGCTCAAGCAAGGCGATGTGCTCTTAAGCGGTACGCACTCAGTTCTTTGTTACGGAGTGCATATGCTGACAATAATACAGACATTCAGAAGCTGCACCGAGTGGTAGGATAGAAGATGTAGTAGTAGCATACATATGCATGTGTTTGTAGATACGTACAGTCACAGTGTTTGGTGTTGCAGCTATCGGCGTTTTGATTGGCGGAAATGAATTGAAAACTCGCGTTGGGGGAGTGACGTCGCGCATCCGTTGACTTCACTTCTTTTTCTATTTGaatcttctttttctctccaCACGTTTAGATCTGtagaaaaaaaaaatacATATCATGTCCACCCGTCCACCCACCTCTCCCAACGCCGACGACGCTAACAAGAAGCAGAAGACCGCCCAGGTCAACAGTGAGTAGAATCACAAATGGCGCAACTGGCAGGCCGCTTCGTTATCGGTTGCTGATGTTGCATTACAGAGAAAGTCTGCTTGATGTGAGTATGATTCTCGACAGGGGAGGAGTTGTGTAATGGCGACGAGGGGTGAGGGCGGGTGATCGAGTCGTATGTCTAGGCACAGACGCTAATCTctattttttttttttcatcGATATAGCGTCCACGACGGTTGGGGTCTTTcgaaggaggagaagggtAACGCCATTTTCCACGGTGACACTACCCACATGGATGCCATCCGCGACAAGCACAACTTTGTCGAGCTCGAAGCTCACGGTCTTGCTGTCGGTTTGAAGGAGGGTTTGATGGGTAACTCCGAAGTTGGACACTTGAACATTGGTGCCGGCCGAATTGTTTGGCAGGATATCGTCAAGATTGACCAGTGTGAGTATTCTACCTCTATTTTTTGAAAGGAAAAACGTTGTGCGCGCTAACACATACTAGCCATCAAGAAGGATGAGTTTAAGGACCAGCCCGCTATCATTGATGCTATGAAGCACGCCAAGGAGACCTCTGGTCGACTTCATTTGCTCGGTCTCGTTTCTGACGGTGGTGTCCACTCCCACATCCAACACTTGTTCGCCCTCCTCCGAGTCGCCAAGTCTTACGAGATCCCTCATGTCTTCATCCACTTCTTCGGTGATGGTCGAGACACTGCTCCCAAGTCTGCTACCAAGTACATCAAGCAGTTGCAAGACTACATCAAGGAGGTCGGTGTCGGAGAGATTTCTACCGTCTGTGGGAGATACTACGCCATGGACCGTGACAAGAGGTGGGATCGTATCAAGATTGCGGTCAACGGTTTGGTCAAGGGCGAGGGTGAGAAGACTGACCAGGAGGGTTTGATCAAGACTGTTGAAGACAATTACGAGAAGGATGTGACTGATGAGTTCATCAAGCCCATCATCTCTGGCTCTGAAGACTCCCGAATCAAGAAGGGTGACTCTCTCTACATGTTCAACTACCGATCAGACAGGATGCGAGAGATTGTCCAGGTGCTCGGTCTCCCCGATAAGCCTATGGAGGTTGACGTTCCCGAGGACTTGCACATCACCACCATGTCCAGGTACAACATTGAATTCCCCTTCCCTGTCGCTTTCCCTCCTCAGGGTATGACCAACGTCCTCGCCGAGTGGCTCGCCAAGCAGGGTGTCAAACAGTGCCACATTGCCGAGACCGAAAAATACGCCCACGTtaccttcttcttcaacgGTGGTGTCGAGAAGCAATTCGAGAATGAGCAGCGTGAGATGATTCCCTCTCCCAAGGTTGCCACCTACGACAAGAAGCCTGAGATGTCCGTTCAAGGCGTTGCCGACAAGGTCGCTGAGACTGTCAAGTCTGACAAATTCGAATTTGTTATGTGTAACTTTGCCCCTCCCGATATGGTTGGCCACACTGGTGACTATGATGCCGCTGTCAAGGCTATCACCGCTACCGACGCCGCTGTCAAGACTGTTTACGACGCTTGTGAAGAGGCCGGTTACGTCCTCTGTATTACTGCCGACCACGGAAACGCTGAGCAGATGTTGGACCCCAAGACTGGTAACCCCCACACCGCCCACACTACTAGTGAGTCCACTTCAGACAGCCTCTGATTTGGGAGGTGCTGACTAAATCGTACAGACCACGTCCCCTTCATCGTCACTGGTAACAAGGGTTCTCTTGAGGTCTCCGACGAGCCTGGAGCTCTTGCCGACGTCGCTCCTACCATCTTGGACATCCTTGGTTTGCCCAAGCCCGAGGGTGAGTGTTTCTGGGAGAAAAATCATCCATGGCATTGCTGACAGGTTGAGCAGAGATGAGCGGTCGCTCTTTGGTTGCCAAGAAATAAACAAAAAAGATAGAAGATTCAATCCTAGAAATAACATTGTTTTGATGTAACTGAGAGTAGTAGTGATCCCGTATGAAGCCGCTATAGACTGTGTGGCGATGCCCTGTCAATATTTTTTTGTAGAACTAATGGTTTGAAGAGACTTCCAGACAGACTGAGCAGGGAATGTTAAAAATAATTGCTTGTGCCTGAGATAAAAGATAACCGCGGTCAGCACTGTTTCCACGTCAACACCTGAGTTAATAACGGACGAACTCTTCTCCACccaatctcttctcttctccaccatAAATTGTCAACGATGAGCTACGGCCATCCCCCCCCGGTACTGCTCACATTCACTCTCATTCCCATATCTCTCCTGCTCATCCTCAACCCTCTGCTCCCACTCATCCTTCCTGCTCTCCCACCGCCAATCCAGTCAATCATCTCCAATGTGCCGTTACCAAAACAACCGGCCTTGCCGGCTTTACAAGCGAATATCGGGTTTGCATTACTAGCTTTCGTCGGGGCTGTTTTAATAGTGCCCAGGGTGAGTGGGGCATTTGTGGAGAAGGGACTGAGAGGCAGGGATCTGTTGAAACCTGGAGGGAGGACCAGTGGGCCTTGGATGTGAGTCATCATCGTCCTATTCCTTCCGTTCCGGGATGTGGGTTCGATGGAAAGGCGCGTAATTGCCATGTTGATGTGCTGTACATAGCCCCGAGAGCCTGGGATTACCATGCGCAAGCTGGTACATCGCTTTGATGATGCTCTTcatccccttccccttttCACACCTCTTCCAAGGCGGCATGCTTGAGGTCTTTCCGCAGCGGGAGGTCGGTCTCCAAGCTTCATAAACAAAACGAATACTTCTGACTGGTATTATAGTTAACATTATAcctctcctccctcctctcccttcttACAGCCACATTGCTAGGCTTCATTGATGACCTGTTCGATATTCGATGGCGACACAAATTACCGATTCCGATCGTTGCTGCGGTCCCCACGTTGTTAGTGTATTATTCAGTCGGAGGGTTGACGAGCGTCGTCTTACCACAAGGAGTGGTAGTTTGGGCGAAGATGATAGGGATGGAAAAATGGGTTGACAACGGGGTTGTTGATCTTGGACCTCTATACTACATCTACCTCATCCTACTCCCTACCTTCACCACCAATTCAATCAACATCCTAGCTGGTATAAACGGTGTGGAAGTTACCCAAGCACTCCTCATCGCACTTTCAGTCCTCCTCAATGACCTTTTGTTCCTCCCTATCTGGCCTGAAAGTTTCTTGAGGTTGCTAGGAGTCAACCAGCCAGAAAATGGAAGGCTGCTAGAATGGGCGATGGGGGAAGTGGTAGATCGGCATCTGATGAGTTTGTACTTCATGGCGCCCCTTATAGGTGTTTGTGCTGGGTTTTTGTGGCATAATTGGTACGTCTATTTCGCTTTATCACTCGCAATCGCATTTGTAAGCACAGAACTGAATACGAAGTCTGATAGGTATCCCGCAAAGGCCTTCCCCGGAGATACTTTTTGTTACTTTACAGGCATGGCCTTCTCTGCCGTCGCGATTCAAGGGCATTTCTCAAAGACATTAATCCTGTTTTTCATCCCCCAAATATTCAACTTTGTGCTCTCGTGCCCTCAACTCTTTGGACTTGTAGATTGCCCAAGACATCGATTACCTTCGTATGTCCTCCTTTGCCTCTTGCCACGTGTAAAAAGCTTTGGAATGTGCGACCTATGCGCTGACAATTACTgtctcttcatcatttGTAGATTCGATGCGGAGACCGGGCTCCTGCATCCCTCACGAGTAGTCTTTGAGAAGCCGCCCCCAAC
Protein-coding sequences here:
- a CDS encoding Cell wall chitin biosynthesis-related protein, putative (Similar to TIGR gene model, INSD accession AAW46083.1) gives rise to the protein MSDTAAFKFGSFDYICQHAALVVCPMLGDQQGIAPTCYSRNVQLGSQIIFQPSTCILHIAALIMATIMLLHVRSKYTAVGRKEIMLFFYMYMWVELFAIFLDSSIIPTANKVYPWFAAIYAGSVGALYWCLLINGFVGFQFHEDGTPMSLWFLRISSLVVGAVCFGIAAATFKGTSSSISPTNTVGLFITYLVFPCVCVLIYFISQMLLVVRTLDDRWVIGDLLFMAGFYIAGVLLLIAFSVTICDSVKHYVDGVFFSTLAFLFAVMMVYKYWDSITKEDLEFSVGSKQAVWDVKDPLLATGMDYYEDDTQSAYHGAGGSLVGGYNGNQYYSNQPGYAQSAYGQQGYGQYGAGGYGQGHY
- a CDS encoding 26S proteasome non-ATPase regulatory subunit 6, putative (Similar to TIGR gene model, INSD accession AAW46082.1): MADDSVPLPYPNLKIPTWYYQIQHVDYKKDEAEKTFWEAVEKDEMAPYLKSINSDKTELIQKLEEKNKEQVEEYDRKLKDAEENEGDSEISELLRNKAMYFVRIGDKERALAALEVAIEKTAGLGAKIDLVLAIVRIGLFFSDIHLVTTNLARANNFIDSGGDWDRRNRLKVYRALRHLTIREFKEAAELLIDSLSTFTATELMEYDEFVALTILAAGVGCDRKGIKDKVLASPEVNGALPNIPSLASLTNSLYKSNYSAFFIALAEVEQQYLLTIPYLVPHARYYVREMRIKAYSQLLESYRSLTMERFCRSFGVSEQYMDKDLSRFIASGRLACTIDKVNGVITTNKLASQNKTAMYEQVLKQGDVLLSDIQKLHRVVG
- a CDS encoding Phosphoglycerate mutase, putative (Similar to TIGR gene model, INSD accession AAW46081.1), which encodes MSTRPPTSPNADDANKKQKTAQVNKKVCLIVHDGWGLSKEEKGNAIFHGDTTHMDAIRDKHNFVELEAHGLAVGLKEGLMGNSEVGHLNIGAGRIVWQDIVKIDQSIKKDEFKDQPAIIDAMKHAKETSGRLHLLGLVSDGGVHSHIQHLFALLRVAKSYEIPHVFIHFFGDGRDTAPKSATKYIKQLQDYIKEVGVGEISTVCGRYYAMDRDKRWDRIKIAVNGLVKGEGEKTDQEGLIKTVEDNYEKDVTDEFIKPIISGSEDSRIKKGDSLYMFNYRSDRMREIVQVLGLPDKPMEVDVPEDLHITTMSRYNIEFPFPVAFPPQGMTNVLAEWLAKQGVKQCHIAETEKYAHVTFFFNGGVEKQFENEQREMIPSPKVATYDKKPEMSVQGVADKVAETVKSDKFEFVMCNFAPPDMVGHTGDYDAAVKAITATDAAVKTVYDACEEAGYVLCITADHGNAEQMLDPKTGNPHTAHTTNHVPFIVTGNKGSLEVSDEPGALADVAPTILDILGLPKPEEMSGRSLVAKK
- a CDS encoding UDP-N-acetylglucosamine-dolichyl-phosphate N-acetylglucosaminephosphotransferase, putative (Similar to TIGR gene model, INSD accession AAW46080.1); the protein is MSYGHPPPVLLTFTLIPISLLLILNPLLPLILPALPPPIQSIISNVPLPKQPALPALQANIGFALLAFVGAVLIVPRVSGAFVEKGLRGRDLLKPGGRTSGPWIPESLGLPCASWYIALMMLFIPFPFSHLFQGGMLEVFPQRELTLYLSSLLSLLTATLLGFIDDLFDIRWRHKLPIPIVAAVPTLLVYYSVGGLTSVVLPQGVVVWAKMIGMEKWVDNGVVDLGPLYYIYLILLPTFTTNSINILAGINGVEVTQALLIALSVLLNDLLFLPIWPESFLRLLGVNQPENGRLLEWAMGEVVDRHLMSLYFMAPLIGVCAGFLWHNWYPAKAFPGDTFCYFTGMAFSAVAIQGHFSKTLILFFIPQIFNFVLSCPQLFGLVDCPRHRLPSFDAETGLLHPSRVVFEKPPPTKTRVVLQILEYLRLVRLERSKPSKEVQQIHIKSSTNLTILNFLLVHFGPMREQTLCMLVAGVQVLGSAVAFGIRYGVGSWFYGGDRR